The following are from one region of the Trichoderma breve strain T069 chromosome 5, whole genome shotgun sequence genome:
- a CDS encoding carboxylesterase family domain-containing protein — protein MKLSRALPALLGFSSLAVAAPTPEKVENTIEARSPVSVQIASGTIVGSSLVGIDTFNGIPFADPPVGNLRLAPPQKLSKPLGTFNTPLLAPACPQMFVSTGSSNIIIKLLGSFLQFPFLQPITGQEDCLNISVQRPKGTKAGDKLPVLFWIFGGGFQLGATVTYDGSSLLASAISQGQPFIYVAVNYRVAGFGFMPGAEILKNGSANVGLLDQRMGLQWVADNIAAFGGDPDKVTIWGESAGAMSVFDQMVLYGGNATYNNKPLFRGAIMNSGTAAPAERIDSPKAQAVYNNVVSKAGCSGSSDTLACLRKLPYNTFLNAVNSVPSIFSYNSLGLSYLPRPDGVVLQDSPDALLEQGKYHPVPMIVGDQEDEGTLFSVFQNNVTSTSSLVGWLSEKMFSNATKNQLTELVNTYDTAISSGSPFRTSIFNDLYPGFKRTAALLGDLTFTLTRRMELTVASQVNPNVPSWSYLSSYDYGTPFLGTFHASDIIQIFYGILPNNAMRSTRTYIYNFLYNLDPNVGVKGYANWPKWADNHQLMWFETSNSQSLLADDFRDDSYQWIVKNKDVLRV, from the coding sequence GAACACGATTGAGGCTCGATCCCCAGTCAGCGTACAGATTGCTTCTGGAACCATTGTCGGCAGCTCTCTTGTAGGCATCGACACCTTCAATGGAATCCCTTTCGCTGACCCGCCGGTGGGCAACCTGAGGCTGGCTCCTCCCCAGAAGCTATCCAAACCCTTGGGCACTTTCAACACTCCTCTACTTGCTCCTGCTTGCCCTCAAATGTTCGTTTCGACAGGCTCgtcaaacatcatcatcaagctgctgggGAGCTTCCTGCAGTTTCCGTTCCTGCAGCCCATCACTGGACAGGAAGATTGTCTCAACATTTCGGTTCAGCGGCCCAAGGGGACCAAGGCTGGCGACAAGCTGCCCGTTCTCTTTTGGATCTTCGGCGGAGGATTCCAGCTCGGTGCTACCGTCACATACGATGGTTCCAGCCTTCTCGCCTCTGCTATTTCTCAAGGACAGCCCTTTATTTACGTGGCTGTCAACTACCGCGTTGCTGGGTTTGGGTTCATGCCTGGCGCCGAGATTCTCAAGAACGGCAGCGCCAACGTGGGACTCTTGGATCAGCGTATGGGTCTTCAGTGGGTGGCGGACAACATTGCGGCCTTTGGTGGTGATCCGGACAAGGTCACCATTTGGGGAGAGTCTGCTGGCGCCATGTCCGTCTTTGACCAGATGGTGTTGTATGGAGGTAATGCCACATACAACAACAAGCCTCTGTTCCGCGGTGCCATTATGAACTCTGGAACTGCTGCGCCTGCTGAGCGCATCGATTCTCCCAAGGCTCAAGCAGTGTATAACAACGTTGTCAGCAAGGCCGGCTGCAGCGGCTCCTCGGATACTTTGGCGTGTCTTCGCAAACTCCCGTACAACACGTTCCTCAACGCTGTTAACTCGGTACCAAGCATCTTCTCTTACAACTCTCTCGGACTATCTTACCTGCCTAGACCAGATGGTGTCGTTCTCCAGGATAGCCCTGACGCTTTGTTGGAGCAAGGAAAATACCACCCAGTGCCCATGATTGTGGGcgaccaagaagacgagggTACCTTGTTTTCCGTCTTCCAGAACAACGTGACCAGCACAAGCAGTCTCGTCGGCTGGCTGTCTGAAAAAATGTTTTCCAACGCCACAAAGAATCAGCTGACGGAACTGGTCAACACATACGACACGGCCATCTCCAGCGGCAGCCCCTTCCGCACGAGCATCTTCAACGATCTCTACCCAGGCTTCAAGCGCACGGCAGCGCTCCTCGGCGATCTCACCTTTACTCTCACCAGGCGAATGGAGCTCACCGTCGCTTCTCAGGTCAACCCCAACGTGCCCAGCTGGTCGTATCTCTCGTCATACGACTACGGTACTCCATTTTTGGGAACTTTCCACGCTTCGGACATTATTCAGATCTTTTACGGGATATTGCCTAATAATGCTATGAGGAGCACGCGAACGTATATTTACAACTTTTTGTATAATCTTGATCCGAATGTTGGTGTGAAGGGATATGCCAACTGGCCCAAGTGGGCGGATAACCATCAGCTGATGTGGTTTGAGACTTCGAATTCGCAGAGTTTGTTGGCTGATGATTTCAGAGACGATAGTTATCAGTGGATCGTCAAGAATAAGGATGTCCTGCGAGTGTAA